A genomic stretch from Leptotrichia sp. HSP-536 includes:
- a CDS encoding NAD(P)/FAD-dependent oxidoreductase: MKREIAIIGGGASGFLTAITAKKNGRDVVILERKDRVLKKVLTTGNGRCNLTNVNASNKNYFGIEKMKQPIEKILESFTSQDAMRFFEDEVGIICNEENRGKVYPLSGQATSIVDGLRFYAQSLGIEIITDFYVTKIEKEMFDFKIISEDKRQIIAKKIVLATGGKSYPELGSNGSGYELAKSFGHTVTKLTPVIVQLKAEKEKIKGLKGIKSDVEVTAFGENISGEKIKICTYDGELLFTDFGISGNVVFNISYVFPIYKNVEFKIDFMPKFTYNEIFEILKKRRKILKNFTMEHFFNGVVNKKLGQFLTKSAGIEKLSKSINELTDNEIRKICTTLKKYRIKIIDTNGFKAAQVTAGGIPLSEVNLENLESKKVKNLYFSGEILDVYGECGGFNLQWAWTSGHFLGKNL; this comes from the coding sequence ATGAAAAGAGAAATAGCGATAATTGGTGGTGGTGCTTCAGGTTTTCTGACGGCGATTACTGCAAAGAAAAATGGAAGAGATGTTGTCATTCTAGAGAGAAAGGACAGGGTTCTGAAAAAAGTTCTGACAACTGGAAATGGACGATGTAACTTGACAAATGTGAATGCTTCAAATAAAAATTATTTTGGAATTGAAAAAATGAAGCAGCCGATTGAGAAGATTTTGGAAAGCTTTACTTCACAAGATGCAATGAGATTTTTTGAAGATGAAGTCGGAATTATTTGTAATGAGGAAAATCGAGGGAAAGTTTATCCACTTAGCGGACAAGCCACATCAATTGTAGATGGACTCAGATTTTATGCACAAAGTCTTGGAATAGAGATAATTACAGATTTTTATGTTACAAAAATTGAAAAGGAAATGTTTGATTTTAAGATAATTTCTGAGGATAAAAGGCAAATAATTGCCAAAAAAATAGTGCTTGCAACTGGTGGAAAGTCCTATCCTGAACTTGGTTCAAACGGAAGCGGCTATGAGCTGGCAAAGAGCTTTGGGCATACAGTTACGAAATTAACGCCTGTTATTGTGCAGCTGAAGGCAGAAAAAGAAAAAATTAAGGGATTAAAGGGGATTAAGTCAGATGTGGAAGTTACGGCTTTTGGAGAAAATATAAGTGGAGAAAAAATAAAAATTTGTACTTATGATGGGGAACTGCTGTTTACGGATTTTGGGATTTCTGGAAATGTGGTTTTCAATATTTCGTATGTTTTCCCGATTTATAAAAATGTAGAATTTAAAATTGACTTTATGCCAAAATTTACGTACAATGAAATTTTTGAAATTTTGAAAAAACGTCGAAAAATATTGAAAAATTTTACAATGGAGCATTTTTTTAATGGAGTTGTCAATAAGAAATTGGGACAATTTTTGACAAAATCGGCAGGAATAGAAAAATTATCAAAAAGTATAAATGAGCTGACAGACAATGAAATTCGTAAAATTTGCACAACTTTAAAAAAATATAGAATAAAAATTATTGATACAAATGGCTTTAAAGCAGCCCAAGTTACCGCTGGAGGTATTCCTCTAAGTGAAGTAAATCTGGAAAATCTGGAATCAAAAAAAGTTAAAAATTTGTATTTCTCTGGAGAAATACTTGATGTTTACGGCGAATGCGGCGGATTTAACTTGCAATGGGCCTGGACTTCTGGACATTTTTTAGGAAAAAATCTTTAA
- a CDS encoding ISLre2 family transposase, with protein sequence MIRISDFSSLVKTFLKNIFSFRLPFEQQFKLFVTKAFETLFKVYVKKVDDYFFHSNERKDKFKSRGFVKRTVITAFGDVTFERRKYVNKKTGIHYYIDEKIGLKRYRRLSEETIFTILFEYQHTTASFLAKTYGVSRATVYNLVNSFQMPKLDIERFERDDSSPVYMEIDEDHMKCRRSKNTYMRMAVIHRGIEKICTDRNKLIDKHTIMFPASVSLEEVSEYVLNYLEKRYNMDKKKLIVNSDGGIWIDSFVRELGIYKPIHIYDKFHLVKAIAEISKRDKEISKNLYRWLKGDDFKELENFYENFKEKENVSQRRKDQTKMLLNQYEKIRRIYTEEDYIGSRTEALVSHECSRFLSSRPKAFSRRKIKARALYHTFFANYGKDREKAYELYFSGKRTSSLEKVIEMECLPEIVNETGKSTNMPYLREGECPIREVLKEISQSKIF encoded by the coding sequence ATGATTAGAATATCAGATTTTTCTTCACTTGTAAAGACTTTTCTTAAAAATATTTTTTCTTTCAGACTTCCGTTTGAGCAGCAGTTTAAGCTGTTTGTCACAAAAGCTTTTGAAACACTGTTTAAAGTTTATGTCAAAAAAGTTGATGATTACTTCTTTCATTCCAACGAAAGAAAAGATAAGTTTAAAAGCAGAGGTTTTGTTAAAAGAACTGTTATCACTGCCTTCGGGGATGTAACTTTTGAACGTCGAAAATATGTAAACAAAAAAACAGGCATTCATTATTACATTGATGAAAAAATTGGACTTAAGCGGTATAGACGGCTTTCTGAGGAAACGATTTTTACTATACTTTTTGAATATCAGCATACTACAGCTTCATTTCTTGCAAAAACTTACGGTGTTTCAAGGGCTACCGTGTATAATCTTGTCAATTCTTTTCAAATGCCGAAACTTGATATTGAAAGATTTGAAAGAGATGATAGTTCGCCAGTATATATGGAGATTGATGAAGATCATATGAAGTGTAGAAGAAGTAAAAATACATACATGAGGATGGCTGTAATACATCGTGGAATTGAGAAAATCTGCACAGACAGGAACAAACTCATTGACAAGCACACAATAATGTTTCCTGCATCCGTATCGCTTGAGGAAGTGTCGGAGTATGTACTTAACTATCTTGAAAAAAGATACAATATGGACAAAAAGAAACTAATTGTGAACTCTGATGGAGGAATATGGATAGACAGCTTTGTAAGAGAGCTTGGAATTTACAAGCCAATACACATCTATGACAAGTTCCATTTAGTAAAAGCCATAGCTGAAATTTCTAAAAGGGACAAGGAAATATCAAAAAACCTTTACAGATGGCTAAAGGGAGACGATTTTAAAGAACTTGAAAACTTTTATGAAAATTTCAAGGAAAAGGAGAATGTAAGCCAGAGAAGAAAAGACCAGACGAAGATGCTGCTTAACCAGTATGAGAAGATAAGAAGAATATACACGGAGGAGGACTACATAGGCTCAAGGACGGAAGCCCTTGTATCCCATGAATGCTCAAGATTTCTATCAAGTAGGCCAAAAGCATTTTCAAGAAGAAAGATAAAGGCAAGAGCGTTATACCACACTTTCTTTGCAAACTATGGAAAAGATAGGGAAAAGGCGTATGAATTGTACTTTAGCGGGAAAAGAACGAGTTCACTAGAAAAGGTAATAGAGATGGAATGCTTGCCAGAAATTGTTAATGAAACAGGAAAAAGCACAAATATGCCATATTTGAGAGAAGGAGAATGTCCGATTAGGGAAGTTTTGAAAGAAATATCACAAAGTAAAATATTTTAA